The Besnoitia besnoiti strain Bb-Ger1 chromosome Unknown contig00018, whole genome shotgun sequence genome contains a region encoding:
- a CDS encoding dihydrouridine synthase (dus) protein (encoded by transcript BESB_032670) yields the protein MDHTTTHWRHLMSLMSRRMTLYTEMVSVPPAPLSPHGDNDLPAAIKRRLREEAASLSTVPNDVVLQVGAGTLEGAVAVARLLRSQALCQTGSEERSRGETRRGRFFVVNLNCGCPSPRVASGSFGLLLMEDPARVADICCALFDGLSNATARISARFDSAMSSSTCSGQGNDGRVTQLKESLGVRGFQVSVKCRVGIEEDRRFLRSGANKLAADTAAAAPSGSPSCTYEKLAEFIASVAEHSPVRHFVVHARPGVLVGKLSPTENRSIPERRPEWVYRLCADFPHLSFTLNGGIESFEEAEDHLVKTADALAGIMVGRSLLEKPWYWGSQADKFIASQELRRRRCLAAELSSGRGGTTGARLARARREGGGVGERAAPGECTVRDNPGGSGRGCTRRDGEAKPARAEVLEQYARYADEVERNQGLSPAAEERQEEGTARLKFGREEEGQPKRSSRAALLKPLLNLFAGEPGSRAFKNSLQLGAGSSGASCSSEAGHRTAARGQTGARTNLGECGKQMLAPRGRGLQFPRTETAGEIIRKAMEVVPVDLLV from the coding sequence ATGGATCACACAACCACCCACTGGCGGCACCTGATGAGCTTGATGTCTCGGCGCATGACTCTGTACACGGAGATGGTATCGgtgcctcctgcgcctctgtctccgcatGGCGACAACGACCTCCCGGCAGCCATTAAAAGAAGGCTTCGGGAGGAAGCTGCGAGTCTCTCCACAGTTCCGAACGACGTAGTTCTGCAGGTGGGTGCGGGGACCCTGGAGGGCGCTGTCgcggtcgcccgcctccttcggAGTCAGGCGTTGTGCCAAACTGGATCAGAGGAacggagccgcggagagacgagacgAGGGCGATTTTTCGTTGTCAATCTGAACTGCGGCTGCCCTagcccgcgcgtcgcgagtGGATCCTTCGGACTGCTCCTTATGGAAGaccccgcgcgcgtcgcagacATATGCTGTGCATTGTTCGATGGGTTGAGCAACGCCACCGCGCGGATCTCAGCGAGATTCGACTCCGCTATGAGCAGCAGCACATGCTCCGGACAAGGCAACGACGGGCGAGTGACTCAGCTGAAAGAGTCACTAGGGGTACGTGGCTTTCAGGTTTCGGTGAAATGCCGAGTGGGGATTGAAGAGGATCGCCGCTTTTTGCGGTCAGGCGCAAATAAGTTAGCAGCGGAcacggccgccgctgcaccGTCGGGGTCTCCGTCATGCACCTACGAGAAGCTTGCGGAGTTTATTGCCTCCGTTGCCGAGCACAGTCCTGTGAGACACTTCGTCGTCCATGCCCGTCCTGGGGTGCTTGTTGGCAAGTTGTCCCCGACGGAGAATCGCAGTATTCCTGAGCGGCGGCCCGAGTGGGTTTACAGGCTCTGTGCGGACTTCCCACACCTCTCGTTCACCCTCAATGGCGGCATCGAATCGttcgaggaagcagaggaccATTTGGTCAAGACAgccgacgcgctcgccggaATCATGGTGGGACGGAGTCTACTGGAAAAGCCTTGGTATTGGGGCTCTCAGGCGGACAAATTCATTGCTTcgcaggagctgcgccgccggcggtgtCTGGCCGCTGAGCTCTCTTCTGGTCGCGGAGGAACGACCGGAGCGCGGCTCGCacgggcgcgcagagaaggtGGCGGAGTAGGCGAGAGAGCTGCACCGGGAGAGTGTACAGTTCGGGATAACCCGGGAGGCAGTGGTCGCGGGTGCACGCGgagggacggcgaggcgaagccggcAAGGGCCGAAGTACTGGAACAATATGCCCGGTACGCCGACGAAGTAGAGAGGAATCAGGGGCTTTCccctgcagcagaggagcGGCAAGAAGAGGGCACAGCACGGTTGAAGTTTGGtcgagaagaggaggggcAACCTAAACGGAGCAGTCGAGCTGCACTGCTGAAGCCGCTGTTGAATCTCTTTGCCGGCGAGCCAGGAAGTCGCGCTTTCAAGAACAGTCTTCAGCTCGGCGCCGGTAGTTCAGGTGCCTCTTGCAGCTCAGAGGCTGGTCACAGAACAGCGGCACGTGGGCAGACGGGCGCTCGCACCAACTTAGGCGAATGCGGCAAGCAGATGCTGGCcccgagaggccgcgggctcCAGTTCCCAAGGACAGAGACGGCAGGCGAGATTATTCGCAAGGCCATGGAGGTTGTTCCAGTAGACCTCCTCGTATAA